From Microcaecilia unicolor chromosome 11, aMicUni1.1, whole genome shotgun sequence, the proteins below share one genomic window:
- the YIF1B gene encoding protein YIF1B isoform X1: MGLIGGMEQKGEVWRRAASKRRPRSATSTVAEPHQLFDDTSGHGGEYLVQEMPRGGYPAQDFFSNHMSNLAATYGSSLANQGKEIVDKNIERFIPVTKLKYYFAVDTIYVSKKLGLLMFPYMHRDWEVRYQQDTPVAPRFDINAPDLYIPAMGFITYILVAGLALGTQNRFSPEILGVQASSALIWLVIEVLATLFSLYLVTVNTDLTTVDLIAFSGYKYVGMIVGVLSGLLFGKIVYYVVLGWCCIASFVFTIRTLRLKILSEAAAEGVLVRGARNQLRMYLTMAIAAVQPAFMYWLTFHLVR; the protein is encoded by the exons ATGGGGTTGATAGGTGGGATGGAACAGAAAGGAGAGGTGTGGCGAAGAGCAG CTTCCAAGAGGCGACCTCGCAGTGCAACCTCTACTGTGGCAGAACCACACCAGCTGTTTGATGACACAAGTGGCCATGGGGGAGAGTACCTGGTGCAGGAGATGCCCAGGGGTGGCTACCCTGCACAGGATTTCTTCTCCAACCACATGTCAAATCTGGCAGCAACCTATGGCAGTAGTTTGGCAAACCAAGGCAAAGAGATTGTGGACAAAAAT ATTGAACGCTTCATTCCTGTAACGAAACTGAAGTATTACTTTGCTGTGGATACCATCTACGTGAGCAAGAAGCTGGGTCTGCTCATGTTCCCATACATGCATAGG GACTGGGAGGTGAGATATCAGCAGGACACACCAGTGGCACCAAGGTTTGATATAAATGCTCCTGACCTCTACATTCcag CAATGGGATTCATCACTTACATTCTGGTGGCTGGATTAGCACTGGGAACACAAAATAG GTTTTCTCCTGAGATTCTGGGGGTACAGGCCAGCTCAGCACTGATCTGGTTAGTCATAGAAGTACTGGCAACCTTGTTCAGTCTCTACCTAGTGACTGTAAACACTGATTTGACCACTGTGGATCTCATTGCTTTCTCTGGGTACAAGTATGTTGG GATGATTGTTGGTGTCCTGTCCGGGTTGCTGTTTGGCAAAATCGTCTATTATGTGGTACTTGGCTGGTGCTGTATCGCAAGTTTTGTGTTTACG ATCCGAACCCTAAGGTTGAAGATCCTGTCGGAAGCTGCAGCAGAAGGCGTGCTTGTGCGTGGTGCTAGGAACCAGCTACGCATGTATCTCACCATGGCCATTGCTGCTGTGCAGCCTGCGTTTATGTACTGGCTGACCTTTCACCTGGTGAGATAA
- the YIF1B gene encoding protein YIF1B isoform X2 → MSYEAAGSGSSGRQPSKRRPRSATSTVAEPHQLFDDTSGHGGEYLVQEMPRGGYPAQDFFSNHMSNLAATYGSSLANQGKEIVDKNIERFIPVTKLKYYFAVDTIYVSKKLGLLMFPYMHRDWEVRYQQDTPVAPRFDINAPDLYIPAMGFITYILVAGLALGTQNRFSPEILGVQASSALIWLVIEVLATLFSLYLVTVNTDLTTVDLIAFSGYKYVGMIVGVLSGLLFGKIVYYVVLGWCCIASFVFTIRTLRLKILSEAAAEGVLVRGARNQLRMYLTMAIAAVQPAFMYWLTFHLVR, encoded by the exons ATGAGTTACGAAGCAGCAGGCTCGGGGAGCTCTGGTCGGCAGC CTTCCAAGAGGCGACCTCGCAGTGCAACCTCTACTGTGGCAGAACCACACCAGCTGTTTGATGACACAAGTGGCCATGGGGGAGAGTACCTGGTGCAGGAGATGCCCAGGGGTGGCTACCCTGCACAGGATTTCTTCTCCAACCACATGTCAAATCTGGCAGCAACCTATGGCAGTAGTTTGGCAAACCAAGGCAAAGAGATTGTGGACAAAAAT ATTGAACGCTTCATTCCTGTAACGAAACTGAAGTATTACTTTGCTGTGGATACCATCTACGTGAGCAAGAAGCTGGGTCTGCTCATGTTCCCATACATGCATAGG GACTGGGAGGTGAGATATCAGCAGGACACACCAGTGGCACCAAGGTTTGATATAAATGCTCCTGACCTCTACATTCcag CAATGGGATTCATCACTTACATTCTGGTGGCTGGATTAGCACTGGGAACACAAAATAG GTTTTCTCCTGAGATTCTGGGGGTACAGGCCAGCTCAGCACTGATCTGGTTAGTCATAGAAGTACTGGCAACCTTGTTCAGTCTCTACCTAGTGACTGTAAACACTGATTTGACCACTGTGGATCTCATTGCTTTCTCTGGGTACAAGTATGTTGG GATGATTGTTGGTGTCCTGTCCGGGTTGCTGTTTGGCAAAATCGTCTATTATGTGGTACTTGGCTGGTGCTGTATCGCAAGTTTTGTGTTTACG ATCCGAACCCTAAGGTTGAAGATCCTGTCGGAAGCTGCAGCAGAAGGCGTGCTTGTGCGTGGTGCTAGGAACCAGCTACGCATGTATCTCACCATGGCCATTGCTGCTGTGCAGCCTGCGTTTATGTACTGGCTGACCTTTCACCTGGTGAGATAA